In Chromatiales bacterium, the DNA window GCTCGGTCACGCCGGGGTGGTGATACGCGTGGTCAATCCGGGCTTCGTGCGTACCGATCTCACGGCACAGAACGACTTTCGCATGCCGGCACTCATGCCGGTGGAGGCGGCGGCCGAGGCGATCGTCGCCGCCATCGGCGGGCGCAGCTTCGAGATCACCTTCCCCAAGCGCTTCACCTATGTATTGAAGGTCCTGCGCATGCTGCCCTATGCGCTCTACTTTCCGCTTGTCCGTCGCATGACGGGGCAGGGGTGAGGGCATGTCCAGCCAGCGACTGCAGCGTTATGCCGATTTCTTCGAGCAGCTGACGCCCGAGGCACTGGATGCCCTTGACCGCGTCCTGACCGGGGACGCCCGATTCAAGGACCCGTTCAACGACGTGCACGGCCTGCCCGCCATCCGCCGCATCTTCGCCCACATGTACGCGGTGACGGAGGCCCCGCGCTTCACGGTGCTGGGCATGGCGGAATCGGCCGATACCGGCTACCTGCACTGGGAGATGCAGTTCGCCCTGCGGCGCCGGCCGGCACGCATCTGGCGCATCGAGGGCATGAGCCGGCTGTGCTTTGCCGAAGACGGGCGGGTACGTGAGCACGTGGACTTCTGGGACCCGCTGGAATCCCTGCTCGCGCGCCTGCCGCTCGTCGGCGCCCTGTTCCGGCTGCCGGTGCGCCTGTTGCGCACGCCGCAGGCCTGAATGTGGCAGGACTGTGTCGGCTCGCCCCGGCGACTGGTCTGCATGGCCGCTCTCGGCTAGTCTGGCCTCACAGAATGAAGAAGGCGGGCCATGAGGGCCCCCAGACTACGCGAATGCACCCCGTGCCCAGAGAGATGACAGATGATTCCGGTGTCCGCCTGCCCGGTGTTGAGGTGCCGGTGG includes these proteins:
- a CDS encoding nuclear transport factor 2 family protein, whose protein sequence is MSSQRLQRYADFFEQLTPEALDALDRVLTGDARFKDPFNDVHGLPAIRRIFAHMYAVTEAPRFTVLGMAESADTGYLHWEMQFALRRRPARIWRIEGMSRLCFAEDGRVREHVDFWDPLESLLARLPLVGALFRLPVRLLRTPQA